Within Psychrobacter sp. AH5, the genomic segment TTGACTGATTGGTAGCACAAAAGATTACACGGCAGTAATATATAGACAAGTTTAGAGGATAACGACTGAGAAGGTAAACATTTTTTTATTTAAAATGATTAACCATTTCTTTTAAAGCCTTATTGAGGCATAATTTTGCTTGAGCTACTGTTTATGTTATTTATTATCACAGGTCACCTTTTGGGAATTATCATTCCCGTCTTTATCTTCAAAGATATCAAGCTAATACCAACCGAGTTTGCTGGCACCGCTCCGGTTTATTTAGGCTTACTTGTTTTGTGGCTCTTTGTCGAATACCAGCTTTATCGCAGCCGCAAATATGGAGTGATTTATTTTCGCGGCACTATTGATGAGTCTGACGAGGTTAAATTCAACAGCTGTCAGTTTGCTTATGCAGTTCAAGGCGGAGCTTTTATGATGGTTTTATTACAAAATACCTTTTAGAACCTTTAGTTAATCCTAAAGCTTAGGGGGTGTAATAAAAGAGCGGTTGCTAGTCGGCGCTTTTAGCATTACCATCTTTGCATACTATCTAAACTTCTGTACGTTACATTGCTAATATTCTCTACCGTAAAAAGGACTTTACGATGCTAAAACCAAACCTCGCTGCTGAGCAAAAAAACAATAATAAAACCACTGTAAAGGCGGCTATGTTGTTAATGAGTAGCAGCTTCTTGCTCTCCATCTGCGCTCATGCCGCGCCGCTAAGCATTTCTAATCCAACTGCTAATGACACTACCGTCAATAATGCTGTTGTCAATAACACCTCTATCAATACGAGCGCTATTAATTTAGCGATTATGACTCAGACGCCAACGCTAGTATCTGAGACCCAGCGCATTACGGTTGCTAATTCTAATCGCTTAAACTCTTTAGCAAAACCCCCTATCCTCACCAATGCCGATACCACCAAAGCTGAGCAAGCTATTTATTCTAACGATGCCATCGTTCATCCGCTATGGGCCAAGAATGGTATGGTCGCAAGCCAAGAGGCGCTAGCATCGAATATTGGTCTGCAAATCCTCAAAGACGGCGGCAATGCCGTTGATGCGGCGGTTGCCGTTGGCTTCGCTCTAGCGGTGACTTTGCCGCGTGCCGGCAATATCGGCGGCGGCGGTTTTATGATGATTTATGATGCCAAGCAAGACAAAACCATCGCGCTTGACTACCGCGAAAAAGCGCCGAGTAGCGCCACCCGTGATATGTACTTAGGTGCTGATGGCGAAGCGGTGAGCGACCTATCGCGCTATCATGGCCTCGCCGTTGGCGTACCTGGCACCGTAGCAGGATTGCTCAAAGCGTTGGAGGATCATGGCACCATGACGCGCGAGCAAGTGCTGGCACCCGCGATTTCGCTTGCCACTGATGGTATCGAGGTTACCGCAGGTTTGTCTGAATCGTTAGATGCTTTAAAAGATCGTATGCAAAAGTGGCCAAGTACCAAAAAGATATTCTTTAAGGCCGATGGTAGCAGCTATCAGCCCGGTGAGCGTTTACGGCAGCCTGAGCTTGCGCAGTCCTTACAACTGATAGCCGATAAAGGCGCTGATGGGTTTTATAAAGGCGAGACGGCAGCTAAATTGGTCAAGGCGGTCAATGACGCTGGCGGTAATATGAGCTTACAAGACTTGGCTAATTATGAAGCGATTGCACGCCAGCCGGTTAAAGGCAATTATCGTGGTTACGAGATTGTCTCTATGCCGCCGCCGTCCTCGGGCGGTATTCATATTGTGCAAATTTTGAATATCTTAGAAGGTTATCCGCTAAAAGACTATGGTCAAAATAGCGCGCAAACCATTCACTTAATGAGCGAGGCTATGCAATTGGCTTATGCCGATCGCGCCGAATATTTGGGTGATGCCGACTTTATCGATGTGCCAACTAGCGGACTGACCGCGCAAGCTTATGCCAATAAATTACGCAATCTCATCGATCCTAACAAGGCCACACCAGCCGCTACCGTCAAAGCCAATAATCCGCTGCCCTTTGAGAGCGATCAAACCACCCACTTCTCTATCGTTGATAAAGCTGGCAATGCAGTAGCCAATACTTATACGCTAAACTTCTCTTATGGCACCGGTCTGGTCGCTGAAGGCACGGGGATACTGCTCAATAATGAGATGGATGATTTCTCAGCCAAACCTGGCACCCCCAATGCTTATGGCCTCATCGGCGGTGATGCCAATAGCGTTGAGGCTAATAAACGCCCGCTGTCTTCAATGAGTCCAACTTTGGTGTTCAAGGACAGTAAGCCTTATATCGTCACCGGTAGCCCGGGCGGCAGCCGTATTATTACCACGGTGACGCAAATTATCTCAAACGTCATTGACCACGATATGAATATCGCTGAGGCGACTCATGCGCCGCGTATCCATGACCAATGGCTGCCCGATGAGATACGCGTTGAAAAAGCCCTCAATATCGATACGGTCAAAAAGCTTGAATCCATGGGTCATAAAGTCAGCCCAAAAGAGGCGATGGGCTCGACGCAGTCTATTATGCTCACACCAAACGGCATTTATGGCGCGTCCGATCCGCGTATTGTCGATGCGGCAGTGGTTGGCTATTAAGTTATGTATTGAATAAACAATGAGAGTCTATTCATTTAGCTAAGGAGAGCGGTGTGATTGAAAACAAAAGACTTGATAAGGCGGCGCTGGTGACTATGTTTCGCGCCTTTATCGAGCCTGAATATGTGATCAGTGATGAAGAAACCCAAAAACCTTTTGAGTGTGATGGCTTGTCTGTGTATTGTGATATGCCGCTGCTAGTGGTGTTGCCAAATACCGTTGAGCAGGTACAAGAAGTCATGCGTATCTGCCATCGTTATCAGATTCCAGTAGTAGCTCGCGGCGCTGGCACTGGCCTTTGCGCTGGAGCCATGCCCAATCCTGATGGCGTGTTATTAGTCCTGTCGCGCTTTAAACATATCCTTGATATAAATCCTTTAGCGCGTACAGCGCGTTTGCAGCCTGGCGTGCGTAACTTAGCCATTAGCGAGGCGGCGGCTGTACATGGCTTGTATTATGGCCCCGATCCCTCCTCGCAGATTGCTTGTACCATAGGCGGCAACGTCGCTGAAAACTCCGGCGGTGTACACTGCCTCAAATACGGGCTGACCACTCATAACTTATTAAAAGTCGAGATGGTAACCGTCGAAGGAGAGCTGATCAGTATTGGTAGCGAGGGGCTTGATAGTAACGGTATTGATCTGATGGCCTTGATAACGGGGTCTGAGGGATTGTTAGGGGTGGTCACTGAGGTGATGGTGAAATTACTCCCTAGTCCCGAAAAAGCGCAAGTTATTATGGCAGGGTTTGATAACGTTCAGACCGCAGGGGACGCTGTAGGCGCCATCATTGCCAAAGGCATTATCCCAGCAGGGCTTGAGATGATGGACAGCTACGCCATTGTAGCGGCCGAAGCCTTTGCGCAAGCCGGTTATCCCACTGAGGCCAAAGCGCTGCTACTTTGTGAATTAGATGGCACGGCGGCTGAGGTGCAAGAGCAAATCGTCGAAGTTGAACGGCTTTTTGCCCAATTAGGCGCCACTTCAACTCGAGTCTCGCAAAGCGAGGCCGAGCGCGCTTTATTATGGAAAGGTCGTAAGTCGGCTTTTCCAGCAGTAGGCCGAATATCGCCAGATTATTATTGCATGGACGGCACTATTCCTCGCGGCCAGCTAGCGCATGTATTGACTGAGATGCAAAAGCTCTCGGAGCATTATGACCTGCGGGTGGCTAATGTCTTTCATGCCGGAGACGGTAATTTGCATCCCCTGATTTTGTTTGATGCTAATAAGCCAGGTCAGCTTGAAAAGACTGAGGAATTTGGCGCTCGTATTTTAGAGCTTTGTGTCAAAGTGGGCGGCTGTATCACTGGTGAGCACGGCGTTGGTGTCGAAAAAATCCGTCAAATGACAGTACAGTTTAATGAGCAAGAGTTACGCCAATTTCATGCCATTAAGTTCGCTTTTGATGCTAATGGTACGCTCAATCCGGGTAAAGGTATTCCTGTGTTAAAGAACTGTCAAGAATACCGCTCGCTTGACAAGATAATGGACGATTCAGTGCGTCAGCCACTACAGCAGGGAGCACCCGCATGAAGGACATCAGTCATGAGCTAATCGAACAAGTCAAACAAGCAGGACTTGAGGGCAGAAAATTACAAATAGTGGGCGGTGGTAGCAAAGATTTTATGGGCCGCAAACCTACAGGCACTCCCCTTAATATGGCTGAGCATAGCGGTATTGTCAGTTATGAGCCAATTGAGCTGGTATTGAGCGCACGTGCTGGCACGCCGCTAACCCAGATTAACGCTGCTTTGAGCGAGCATAATCAAAGGCTGGCTTTTGAGCCGCCGTTATTTGACGGTCAAGCCACCTTAGGCGGTACTTTAGCCTGTCATTTGTCAGGGCCAGGACGTCCTTGGCATGGTTCGATAAGAGATCATGTCTTGGGTATACGCCTAATTAATGGCCGCGGCGAAGAGCTACGCTTTGGCGGTCAGGTAATGAAAAACGTCGCCGGCTACGATGTCTCAAGAATGCAGGCCGGAGCGATGGGGACTTTAGGCGTGATTAGCGAAGTCAGCCTAAAAGTCATGCCCAAACCAGCGGCTACCCTAACTCTTAGCTATGAAATGGAGGCGGCGCAGGCTATCCAAGAGATGAACCGTTTGGCAGGGCTTCCCAATCCTTTGACCGCCGCTTGTTGGTTTGAAGGTCAGCTTTATCTGCGTCTGAGCGGCGCGCGCAGTGCCGTTGATAGCACCGCCAAACAGTGGCAAGGTGTGGTCGTAGAAGACTCAGAGACTCTATGGACACAGCTACGCGAGCAGCAGTTAGATTACTTTGCTACTCAAGCGCCTTTGTGGCGTTTCTCGGTAAATAGTAATGCAGAGCACCTATTGCCAGATGAGAATTGGCTAATCGATTGGGGCGGCAGTCAACGCTGGCTGCGCGGCGATTTTGAACCCAAATCGCTAGAAGCTCTCGCTAATCGCATGGGTGGTCAAGTCAGCCTTTATCGCGGCGGCGATCGATCACAAGAGGTGTTTCATACTCAGCCTCAGCCGCTACGTCAATTGCATCAACGGCTCAAACATGCCTTTGATCCGCTAAATATCTTCAACCCCGGTCGCCTCTATAGCTGGATGTAGTAATAGCTTTATAACCGCTATCTGCGCGTGATAGGTGATACCTGCACGTGCCAGCTAAAAGCAATAGGAAAACCTTATGCGTACCCAAATTAATGTAAAGTATCTGGATCATCCAGAGATTAAGGAAGCCGATTCTATCTTACGCAGCTGCGTACACTGCGGCTTTTGTAATGCCACCTGTCCCACTTATCAACAATTAGGCGATGAAAGAGATGGCCCACGTGGACGTATTTATCTAGTCAAGCAGCTACTTGAGACAGCAGAGATCAGCGAGAAATCCCAAACTCATTTAGATCGGTGCCTGACCTGTCGAAGCTGCGAAACCACTTGTCCCTCTGGTGTAAAATACGGCCGCTTAGCTGAAATAGGCCGCGGCATCATGGAGGAGCAATTACCAAGACCATTGCAGCAAAGGATGCTACGCTGGTTATTACGCCATATCTTGCCCTATCCCAATCGCTTTGGACCTTTGTTACGCTTAGGCCAGATGTTTCGAGCGTTTTTGCCTAGAGATTTAAAGCAGCAAGTGCCACTCAAACAAGTTAAGCGTCCTTTGCCGTCTCAGCAGCACCCGCGGCGTATGCTAGTATTAGCCGGATGCGCGCAGCCCTCTGCTACTCCAAACACTAATATCGTAGCAGCTCGAGTGCTGGATAAACTAGGCGTTAGCTTATTTGCTGCTCCTGAAGCCGGATGCTGCGGAGCTGTCAGCTATCATATGCCCGCCCATGAAGAGGGGCTTATGTTCATGCGCCGCAACATTGATGCTTGGTGGCCGTATATCGAAGATGGCATAGAAGCTATTGTCATTAGCGCCTCAGGCTGTGGCTCAATGGTCAAGGAGTACGGCGAAAAACTAAAACATGATCCTGCTTATGCCGTCAAGGCCAAGCGCATCAGCGAGCTGGCCTGTGATCTTGGTGAGGTATTGGTTAAGGAGGATCTCAGTCAGCTACAATTACAAGATAAACAGCGCAAAACAGCGGTACATTGTCCCTGCTCATTACAACATGCGCAAAAGCTTAGCGGTTTAGTTGAGCAGATTTTGCAGCAAGCGGGTGTTGAGCTTACGCCTACTAAAGATAAGCATTTATGCTGCGGCTCGGCTGGAACTTATTCCCTACTACAGCCTGAGCTTAGCCAGCAACTATTAACCAATAAGCTGGCGGACTTGACGATTGGTAATCCTGAGCAAATAGTGACCGCTAACATTGGTTGCCAGCTACACTTAGGTAGCCGATCAAGTGTACCGGTGAAACACTGGATTGAGTTATTGGATCCGCAGTAGTCAAGCTAGCTTATTTAAGCTTTTATAAGCCCAAAGTAACCTCTTATTAGCTTAAAGAATTATTCTACTATGAACAGTCAGTCTTTATAGTAATTACATAAAGGCTGACGTTAGGTTAGTGACACATCAACACCTTTGACCTGTCTATTATTCTATTATTCCTTGATAACTAATCTATAAGCCCTCCTTGAAAACATAGCCGTCAACGCCAAACAATGCTATCATTAACGGCTAGATTTGATACAGCCAAAGACTGTATTTGGACAATTCTAGCGATTAACCCTCTCACCTTAAACGCTTGATAATAAATGATTTATTTTATATGGATTATTTATTATCAGTCATCAGCAAGAGCACTCTATGGCATTTGTACACCTCGGCATTCATAGCGAATATTCCATCACTGACTCTATCGTGCGTATCAAGCCGCTAATCAAAGCGGCGGCGGCGGATAATCAGCGCGCGCTTGCTTTGACTGACTTATCTAACCTTTATGCCACGGTGAAGTTTTATCGTGCCTGTCTAAATGCTGGCATCAAGCCGATTATCGGTAGCGAGATTATCATGGATAATGAAGACTCGCGCTTAGTGTTACTAGCGATGAATAATGAGGGCTATCAAAATGTCACTCGTATCGTCTCGCTTGGCTTTACCAAAGGCCGCGCAGATCCGGCCAATCATGGCACCCCTATTGTGAGTCGTAGCGATATCCTAGAGCATGCCGCTGGC encodes:
- the ggt gene encoding gamma-glutamyltransferase; translation: MLKPNLAAEQKNNNKTTVKAAMLLMSSSFLLSICAHAAPLSISNPTANDTTVNNAVVNNTSINTSAINLAIMTQTPTLVSETQRITVANSNRLNSLAKPPILTNADTTKAEQAIYSNDAIVHPLWAKNGMVASQEALASNIGLQILKDGGNAVDAAVAVGFALAVTLPRAGNIGGGGFMMIYDAKQDKTIALDYREKAPSSATRDMYLGADGEAVSDLSRYHGLAVGVPGTVAGLLKALEDHGTMTREQVLAPAISLATDGIEVTAGLSESLDALKDRMQKWPSTKKIFFKADGSSYQPGERLRQPELAQSLQLIADKGADGFYKGETAAKLVKAVNDAGGNMSLQDLANYEAIARQPVKGNYRGYEIVSMPPPSSGGIHIVQILNILEGYPLKDYGQNSAQTIHLMSEAMQLAYADRAEYLGDADFIDVPTSGLTAQAYANKLRNLIDPNKATPAATVKANNPLPFESDQTTHFSIVDKAGNAVANTYTLNFSYGTGLVAEGTGILLNNEMDDFSAKPGTPNAYGLIGGDANSVEANKRPLSSMSPTLVFKDSKPYIVTGSPGGSRIITTVTQIISNVIDHDMNIAEATHAPRIHDQWLPDEIRVEKALNIDTVKKLESMGHKVSPKEAMGSTQSIMLTPNGIYGASDPRIVDAAVVGY
- a CDS encoding FAD-linked oxidase C-terminal domain-containing protein encodes the protein MIENKRLDKAALVTMFRAFIEPEYVISDEETQKPFECDGLSVYCDMPLLVVLPNTVEQVQEVMRICHRYQIPVVARGAGTGLCAGAMPNPDGVLLVLSRFKHILDINPLARTARLQPGVRNLAISEAAAVHGLYYGPDPSSQIACTIGGNVAENSGGVHCLKYGLTTHNLLKVEMVTVEGELISIGSEGLDSNGIDLMALITGSEGLLGVVTEVMVKLLPSPEKAQVIMAGFDNVQTAGDAVGAIIAKGIIPAGLEMMDSYAIVAAEAFAQAGYPTEAKALLLCELDGTAAEVQEQIVEVERLFAQLGATSTRVSQSEAERALLWKGRKSAFPAVGRISPDYYCMDGTIPRGQLAHVLTEMQKLSEHYDLRVANVFHAGDGNLHPLILFDANKPGQLEKTEEFGARILELCVKVGGCITGEHGVGVEKIRQMTVQFNEQELRQFHAIKFAFDANGTLNPGKGIPVLKNCQEYRSLDKIMDDSVRQPLQQGAPA
- the glcE gene encoding glycolate oxidase subunit GlcE; this translates as MKDISHELIEQVKQAGLEGRKLQIVGGGSKDFMGRKPTGTPLNMAEHSGIVSYEPIELVLSARAGTPLTQINAALSEHNQRLAFEPPLFDGQATLGGTLACHLSGPGRPWHGSIRDHVLGIRLINGRGEELRFGGQVMKNVAGYDVSRMQAGAMGTLGVISEVSLKVMPKPAATLTLSYEMEAAQAIQEMNRLAGLPNPLTAACWFEGQLYLRLSGARSAVDSTAKQWQGVVVEDSETLWTQLREQQLDYFATQAPLWRFSVNSNAEHLLPDENWLIDWGGSQRWLRGDFEPKSLEALANRMGGQVSLYRGGDRSQEVFHTQPQPLRQLHQRLKHAFDPLNIFNPGRLYSWM
- the glcF gene encoding glycolate oxidase subunit GlcF; the protein is MRTQINVKYLDHPEIKEADSILRSCVHCGFCNATCPTYQQLGDERDGPRGRIYLVKQLLETAEISEKSQTHLDRCLTCRSCETTCPSGVKYGRLAEIGRGIMEEQLPRPLQQRMLRWLLRHILPYPNRFGPLLRLGQMFRAFLPRDLKQQVPLKQVKRPLPSQQHPRRMLVLAGCAQPSATPNTNIVAARVLDKLGVSLFAAPEAGCCGAVSYHMPAHEEGLMFMRRNIDAWWPYIEDGIEAIVISASGCGSMVKEYGEKLKHDPAYAVKAKRISELACDLGEVLVKEDLSQLQLQDKQRKTAVHCPCSLQHAQKLSGLVEQILQQAGVELTPTKDKHLCCGSAGTYSLLQPELSQQLLTNKLADLTIGNPEQIVTANIGCQLHLGSRSSVPVKHWIELLDPQ